A genomic segment from Daphnia carinata strain CSIRO-1 chromosome 1, CSIRO_AGI_Dcar_HiC_V3, whole genome shotgun sequence encodes:
- the LOC130694640 gene encoding calcium-transporting ATPase sarcoplasmic/endoplasmic reticulum type-like isoform X1, with the protein MDDAFTKPWEDVAEYFRVDPERGLAMEQVRSNQEKYGPNELPVEEGKSLLQLILDQFDDLLVKILLMAAIISFVLALFEEHEDELDQLTAFVEPFVILLILIANAIVGVWQERNAESAIEALKEYEPEMGKVIRSDKAGVQKIRAREIVPGDIVEVSVGDKIPADIRIIKVLSTTIRIDQSILTGESVSVIKHTEPVPDPRSVNQDKKNILFSGTNVAAGKARGIVIGTGLNTAIGKIRTEMSETEEIKTPLQQKLDEFGEQLSKVISVICVAVWAINIGHFNDPAHGGSWIKGAIYYFKIAVALAVAAIPEGLPAVITTCLALGTRRMAKKNAIVRSLPSVETLGCTSVICSDKTGTLTTNQMSVSRMFVIDKMEEDGNPLLHEFEISGSTYEPIGEVSMDSKKIRPGDYETLHEITTICMMCNDSSIDFNEHKQAFEKVGEATETALITLGEKLNPYNISKVGMDRRNAAIVVRQDMDTKWKKDFTMEFSRDRKSMSSYCVPLKSTRLGNGPKMFCKGAPEGVLDRCSHVRVGAQKVPMTPAIYNKIMEVTRQYGTGRDTLRCLALATLDNPPKVADMDISDSTKFATYENNMTFVGVVGMLDPPRKEVFDSIARCREAGIRVIVITGDNKATAEAICRRIGVFTEEESTEGMSFSGREFDDLSTDEQRKAVARARLFSRVEPAHKSKIVEYLQSMDEISAMTGDGVNDAPALKKAEIGIAMGSGTAVAKSASEMVLADDNFSTIVAAVEEGRAIYNNMKQFIRYLISSNIGEVVSIFLTAALGLPEALIPVQLLWVNLVTDGLPATALGFNPPDLDIMNKPPRRASEGLITGWLFFRYMAVGTYVGAGTVGAAAWWYMLSPVGPHLSYYQLSHHLQCTPDNEAFKGIDCAIFHDPHPMTMALSVLVTIEMLNALNSLSENQSMLVMPPWSNIWLISAIALSMTLHFMILYVEILSTVFQICPLTLEEWIAVLKISLPVVLLDEVLKFFARKYSDGENPLTHCQWIVLSWALYAGLLYQFPL; encoded by the exons ATGGATGATGCATTTACTAAGCCCTGGGAGGATGTGGCAGAGTACTTCAGGGTTGACCCTGAAAGAGGCCTTGCGATGGAGCAAGTCAGGAGTAATCAGGAAAAATATGGCCCTAATG aacTCCCGGTCGAGGAAGGCAAATCCCTACTTCAACTGATTTTAGATCAATTCGACGACCTTTTAGTTAAAATTCTATTGATGGCCGCTATTATCTCGTTT GTTCTGGCATTGTTTGAAGAACACGAAGACGAGCTTGACCAGTTGACTGCTTTCGTGGAACCTTTTGTTATTCTTCTGATTCTAATTGCCAATGCAATTGTCGGTGTCTGGCAG GAACGTAATGCCGAATCTGCAATTGAAGCTTTGAAAGAATATGAACCCGAAATGGGAAAAGTTATCCGATCGGACAAAGCTGGTGTTCAGAAAATCCGCGCCCGGGAGATCGTTCCTGGAGATATCGTGGAAGTTTCTG TTGGTGACAAAATTCCTGCTGATATCCGTATTATCAAGGTTCTGTCGACCACCATCCGTATTGATCAGTCTATTTTGACTGGTGAATCGGTTTCGGTAATCAAGCACACTGAACCTGTGCCAGATCCCAGGTCTGTCAATCAGGACAAAAAGAACATCCTTTTCTCTGGCACTAACGTTGCCGCTGGTAAAGCTCGCGGTATTGTTATTGGCACTGGGTTGAACACTGCCATCGGCAAGATTCGTACGGAAATGTCTGAAACCGAAGAAATCAAGACCCCCCTTCAACAAAAGCTGGATGAATTTGGAGAACAATTGTCTAAGGTCATCTCCGTCATTTGTGTCGCTGTTTGGGCTATCAATATCGGCCACTTCAATGATCCGGCTCATGGTGGATCATGGATCAAGGGCGCCATCTATTATTTCAAGATTGCCGTTGCTTTGGCTGTGGCTGCTATCCCTGAAGGTCTTCCTGCCGTTATTACCACTTGCTTGGCTTTGGGTACGCGTCGTATGGCCAAGAAAAATGCCATTGTGCGATCGTTGCCCTCCGTGGAAACTCTTGGTTGCACCTCTGTCATCTGCTCCGATAAGACCGGCACACTGACCACCAACCAGATGTCTGTCAGCCGTATGTTTGTAATTGACAAAATGGAAGAGGATGGAAATCCTCTGTTGCACGAGTTTGAGATCTCTGGCTCAACCTACGAGCCTATTGGTGAGGTTAGCATGGACAGCAAGAAGATCCGCCCTGGCGATTACGAGACTTTGCACGAAATAACCACTATCTGCATGATGTGCAACGACTCCTCAATCGATTTCAACGAGCACAAGCAAGCATTCGAAAAGGTTGGCGAGGCCACTGAAACCGCACTCATCACCTTGGGTGAAAAACTTAACCCCTACAACATCAGCAAAGTTGGAATGGACCGCCGTAACGCAGCTATTGTAGTCCGCCAAGATATGGACACCAAGTGGAAGAAAGACTTCACCATGGAGTTCTCCCGAGACCGTAAATCCATGTCTTCTTACTGCGTTCCCCTGAAGAGCACCCGCCTAGGAAATGGACCCAAAATGTTTTGCAAAGGAGCGCCCGAAGGTGTCTTGGATCGCTGTAGCCACGTTCGTGTTGGAGCACAAAAGGTGCCAATGACTCCGGCTATTTACAACAAAATTATGGAAGTCACTCGACAATACGGTACCGGCCGTGACACTCTGCGTTGCCTTGCTTTGGCTACCTTGGATAACCCACCCAAGGTTGCCGACATGGACATTTCTGACTCTACCAAGTTCGCCACTTACGAAAACAATATGAcctttgttggtgttgtcGGCATGTTGGATCCCCCACGCAAGGAAGTCTTCGACTCTATCGCACGCTGTCGTGAG GCTGGTATTCGTGTTATCGTCATTACTGGTGACAACAAAGCTACTGCTGAAGCCATCTGCCGCCGTATTGGTGTCTTTACTGAGGAAGAGAGCACTGAAGGCATGTCCTTCTCTGGTCGAGAATTCGATGACCTGTCCACCGACGAACAGCGTAAAGCTGTCGCCCGAGCCCGTCTCTTCTCCCGTGTCGAACCTGCTCACAAGTCAAAGATCGTCGAGTACCTTCAAAGCATGGATGAGATCTCTGCCATGACTGGTGACGGTGTCAACGATGCTCCTGCCTTGAAAAAAGCTGAAATCGGTATTGCCATGGGTTCCGGCACTGCCGTCGCCAAGTCTGCTTCCGAAATGGTTTTGGCTGATGACAACTTCTCAACCATTGTCGCCGCCGTGGAAGAGGGTCGTGCCATCTACAACAACATGAAGCAGTTTATCCGCTATCTCATTTCCTCCAACATCGGAGAA gTTGTCAGTATCTTCTTGACTGCCGCTCTTGGTTTGCCCGAAGCTTTGATTCCTGTCCAGCTCTTGTGGGTCAACTTGGTTACTGATGGTCTGCCTGCTACTGCCTTGGGTTTCAACCCTCCTGATTTGGACATCATGAACAAGCCACCTCGCCGTGCTTCTGAAGGTCTCATCACCGGCTGGCTCTTCTTCCGTTACATGGCTGTCGGTACCTACGTCGGCGCCGGCACCGTTGGTGCCGCTGCTTGGTGGTACATGCTTAGCCCCGTCGGACCACATCTATCCTACTACCAGTTGAGCCATCACTTGCAGTGCACTCCTGACAATGAAGCATTCAAG GGAATTGATTGTGCCATCTTCCATGACCCCCATCCCATGACTATGGCTCTTTCGGTCTTGGTCACCATTGAGATGTTGAATGCCTTGAACAGCTTGTCTGAAAACCAGTCAATGCTGGTCATGCCACCTTGGTCCAACATTTGGCTCATTTCGGCCATTGCCCTTTCGATGACGCTCCACTTCATGATTCTCTACGTGGAGATTTTGTCGACTGTCTTTCAGATTTGCCCACTAACTTTGGAGGAGTGGATTgccgttttgaaaatatccCTGCCAGTCGTTCTGCTCGACGAGGTGCTCAAGTTCTTCGCCCGCAAATACAGCGACGGTGAGAATCCCTTAACACATTGCCAATGGATAGTTTTGTCCTGGGCCCTTTATGCAGGTCTCTTGTATCAATTCCCGCTTTGA
- the LOC130694640 gene encoding calcium-transporting ATPase sarcoplasmic/endoplasmic reticulum type-like isoform X2 translates to MDDAFTKPWEDVAEYFRVDPERGLAMEQVRSNQEKYGPNELPVEEGKSLLQLILDQFDDLLVKILLMAAIISFVLALFEEHEDELDQLTAFVEPFVILLILIANAIVGVWQERNAESAIEALKEYEPEMGKVIRSDKAGVQKIRAREIVPGDIVEVSVGDKIPADIRIIKVLSTTIRIDQSILTGESVSVIKHTEPVPDPRSVNQDKKNILFSGTNVAAGKARGIVIGTGLNTAIGKIRTEMSETEEIKTPLQQKLDEFGEQLSKVISVICVAVWAINIGHFNDPAHGGSWIKGAIYYFKIAVALAVAAIPEGLPAVITTCLALGTRRMAKKNAIVRSLPSVETLGCTSVICSDKTGTLTTNQMSVSRMFVIDKMEEDGNPLLHEFEISGSTYEPIGEVSMDSKKIRPGDYETLHEITTICMMCNDSSIDFNEHKQAFEKVGEATETALITLGEKLNPYNISKVGMDRRNAAIVVRQDMDTKWKKDFTMEFSRDRKSMSSYCVPLKSTRLGNGPKMFCKGAPEGVLDRCSHVRVGAQKVPMTPAIYNKIMEVTRQYGTGRDTLRCLALATLDNPPKVADMDISDSTKFATYENNMTFVGVVGMLDPPRKEVFDSIARCREAGIRVIVITGDNKATAEAICRRIGVFTEEESTEGMSFSGREFDDLSTDEQRKAVARARLFSRVEPAHKSKIVEYLQSMDEISAMTGDGVNDAPALKKAEIGIAMGSGTAVAKSASEMVLADDNFSTIVAAVEEGRAIYNNMKQFIRYLISSNIGEVVSIFLTAALGLPEALIPVQLLWVNLVTDGLPATALGFNPPDLDIMNKPPRRASEGLITGWLFFRYMAVGTYVGAGTVGAAAWWYMLSPVGPHLSYYQLSHHLQCTPDNEAFKGIDCAIFHDPHPMTMALSVLVTIEMLNALNSLSENQSMLVMPPWSNIWLISAIALSMTLHFMILYVEILSTVFQICPLTLEEWIAVLKISLPVVLLDEVLKFFARKYSDAPVKKD, encoded by the exons ATGGATGATGCATTTACTAAGCCCTGGGAGGATGTGGCAGAGTACTTCAGGGTTGACCCTGAAAGAGGCCTTGCGATGGAGCAAGTCAGGAGTAATCAGGAAAAATATGGCCCTAATG aacTCCCGGTCGAGGAAGGCAAATCCCTACTTCAACTGATTTTAGATCAATTCGACGACCTTTTAGTTAAAATTCTATTGATGGCCGCTATTATCTCGTTT GTTCTGGCATTGTTTGAAGAACACGAAGACGAGCTTGACCAGTTGACTGCTTTCGTGGAACCTTTTGTTATTCTTCTGATTCTAATTGCCAATGCAATTGTCGGTGTCTGGCAG GAACGTAATGCCGAATCTGCAATTGAAGCTTTGAAAGAATATGAACCCGAAATGGGAAAAGTTATCCGATCGGACAAAGCTGGTGTTCAGAAAATCCGCGCCCGGGAGATCGTTCCTGGAGATATCGTGGAAGTTTCTG TTGGTGACAAAATTCCTGCTGATATCCGTATTATCAAGGTTCTGTCGACCACCATCCGTATTGATCAGTCTATTTTGACTGGTGAATCGGTTTCGGTAATCAAGCACACTGAACCTGTGCCAGATCCCAGGTCTGTCAATCAGGACAAAAAGAACATCCTTTTCTCTGGCACTAACGTTGCCGCTGGTAAAGCTCGCGGTATTGTTATTGGCACTGGGTTGAACACTGCCATCGGCAAGATTCGTACGGAAATGTCTGAAACCGAAGAAATCAAGACCCCCCTTCAACAAAAGCTGGATGAATTTGGAGAACAATTGTCTAAGGTCATCTCCGTCATTTGTGTCGCTGTTTGGGCTATCAATATCGGCCACTTCAATGATCCGGCTCATGGTGGATCATGGATCAAGGGCGCCATCTATTATTTCAAGATTGCCGTTGCTTTGGCTGTGGCTGCTATCCCTGAAGGTCTTCCTGCCGTTATTACCACTTGCTTGGCTTTGGGTACGCGTCGTATGGCCAAGAAAAATGCCATTGTGCGATCGTTGCCCTCCGTGGAAACTCTTGGTTGCACCTCTGTCATCTGCTCCGATAAGACCGGCACACTGACCACCAACCAGATGTCTGTCAGCCGTATGTTTGTAATTGACAAAATGGAAGAGGATGGAAATCCTCTGTTGCACGAGTTTGAGATCTCTGGCTCAACCTACGAGCCTATTGGTGAGGTTAGCATGGACAGCAAGAAGATCCGCCCTGGCGATTACGAGACTTTGCACGAAATAACCACTATCTGCATGATGTGCAACGACTCCTCAATCGATTTCAACGAGCACAAGCAAGCATTCGAAAAGGTTGGCGAGGCCACTGAAACCGCACTCATCACCTTGGGTGAAAAACTTAACCCCTACAACATCAGCAAAGTTGGAATGGACCGCCGTAACGCAGCTATTGTAGTCCGCCAAGATATGGACACCAAGTGGAAGAAAGACTTCACCATGGAGTTCTCCCGAGACCGTAAATCCATGTCTTCTTACTGCGTTCCCCTGAAGAGCACCCGCCTAGGAAATGGACCCAAAATGTTTTGCAAAGGAGCGCCCGAAGGTGTCTTGGATCGCTGTAGCCACGTTCGTGTTGGAGCACAAAAGGTGCCAATGACTCCGGCTATTTACAACAAAATTATGGAAGTCACTCGACAATACGGTACCGGCCGTGACACTCTGCGTTGCCTTGCTTTGGCTACCTTGGATAACCCACCCAAGGTTGCCGACATGGACATTTCTGACTCTACCAAGTTCGCCACTTACGAAAACAATATGAcctttgttggtgttgtcGGCATGTTGGATCCCCCACGCAAGGAAGTCTTCGACTCTATCGCACGCTGTCGTGAG GCTGGTATTCGTGTTATCGTCATTACTGGTGACAACAAAGCTACTGCTGAAGCCATCTGCCGCCGTATTGGTGTCTTTACTGAGGAAGAGAGCACTGAAGGCATGTCCTTCTCTGGTCGAGAATTCGATGACCTGTCCACCGACGAACAGCGTAAAGCTGTCGCCCGAGCCCGTCTCTTCTCCCGTGTCGAACCTGCTCACAAGTCAAAGATCGTCGAGTACCTTCAAAGCATGGATGAGATCTCTGCCATGACTGGTGACGGTGTCAACGATGCTCCTGCCTTGAAAAAAGCTGAAATCGGTATTGCCATGGGTTCCGGCACTGCCGTCGCCAAGTCTGCTTCCGAAATGGTTTTGGCTGATGACAACTTCTCAACCATTGTCGCCGCCGTGGAAGAGGGTCGTGCCATCTACAACAACATGAAGCAGTTTATCCGCTATCTCATTTCCTCCAACATCGGAGAA gTTGTCAGTATCTTCTTGACTGCCGCTCTTGGTTTGCCCGAAGCTTTGATTCCTGTCCAGCTCTTGTGGGTCAACTTGGTTACTGATGGTCTGCCTGCTACTGCCTTGGGTTTCAACCCTCCTGATTTGGACATCATGAACAAGCCACCTCGCCGTGCTTCTGAAGGTCTCATCACCGGCTGGCTCTTCTTCCGTTACATGGCTGTCGGTACCTACGTCGGCGCCGGCACCGTTGGTGCCGCTGCTTGGTGGTACATGCTTAGCCCCGTCGGACCACATCTATCCTACTACCAGTTGAGCCATCACTTGCAGTGCACTCCTGACAATGAAGCATTCAAG GGAATTGATTGTGCCATCTTCCATGACCCCCATCCCATGACTATGGCTCTTTCGGTCTTGGTCACCATTGAGATGTTGAATGCCTTGAACAGCTTGTCTGAAAACCAGTCAATGCTGGTCATGCCACCTTGGTCCAACATTTGGCTCATTTCGGCCATTGCCCTTTCGATGACGCTCCACTTCATGATTCTCTACGTGGAGATTTTGTCGACTGTCTTTCAGATTTGCCCACTAACTTTGGAGGAGTGGATTgccgttttgaaaatatccCTGCCAGTCGTTCTGCTCGACGAGGTGCTCAAGTTCTTCGCCCGCAAATACAGCGACG CTCCGGTCAAGAAGGATTAA
- the LOC130695058 gene encoding PRKR-interacting protein 1 homolog, giving the protein MAESTEKKKKVREPKEVVVVKNTYDYQRMKLDRLMRNPEKPVQLPERPKEKKAVSDPPDFVRNVMGSSAGAGSGEFHVYRHIRRREYARQKNIQIMSEKDKKDEDFRQKLENNQRQAEERTAKKRAKRLKKKQLMKATGKKHKTDASRSSQQETSSSSDTPDTADEPEDHPKNKPEDDPENKSEDNCTPDTTGFE; this is encoded by the exons ATGGCAGAatcaaccgaaaaaaaaaagaaagtgcgcGAGCCGAAAgaggttgttgttgtaaaaaaCACGTACGATTATCAAAGAATGAAACTCGATCGTCTCATGAGAAATCCT GAGAAGCCAGTACAATTACCAGAaaggccaaaagaaaaaaaagctgtaTCAGATCCTCCAGACTTTGTAAGAAATGTAATGGGCTCAAGTGCTGGTGCTGGAAGTGGGGAATTTCATGTCTATCGTCACATTCGTAGAAGAGAATAtgcaagacaaaaaaatattcaaatcatGTCTGAAAAG gataaaaaagatgaagattTCAGacaaaaactggaaaacaaTCAAAGACAAGCAGAGGAAAGAACCGCAAAGAAAAGAGCCAAGcgactaaaaaagaaacagcttATGAAAGCTACAGGGAAGAAACATAAAACAGATGCTAGTAGGTCATCACAGCAAGAAACAAGCAGCAGTTCTGATACACCAGATACGGCAGATGAGCCTGAAGATCACCCCAAAAACAAGCCGGAAGATGATCCTGAGAACAAATCTGAAGACAATTGTACTCCAGATACCACAGGATTTGAATAG